The Telopea speciosissima isolate NSW1024214 ecotype Mountain lineage chromosome 11, Tspe_v1, whole genome shotgun sequence genome includes the window ATACGGCTCTTGACCCCATTGTGGGTTGGCGTTCATTGTGTTGTTCTGGTGGGCTTGAGACGTACAAGCCACTGCTCAGCTGGTGAGATGGGATTCAAGTCCCCATTAGAAAGTTTTAGAAAAACACAATCGTTGCAGAGAGTGAGTCAAAGAGAGGAAAGCAAAGACTGTGGAAGTGAGTGAGGGAGTGAAGTGTGAGCGGGATTGACTGTgatggtggaggaggtggaggacaggaggaggaagagaggtggtgatggtaaagaaagaaagaaagaagagagagagagagagagagaggatgaccTTCTTGTGAGAGCTGCGTTTTAGGTTTGGATTTTGAGACTTTTATCGGGAACAAGTTTGCAAATTTTTGCTGagaaacgacagaacatgttggacatttctgtcaaaagtcttctaaggagcataaattttgatttatgtttcaaaaaacagtcacaaaaaacacttcgttatcaagcagtttttgggtgtttttccgtttctcagaatgaaaaaacaccagaaattGTTTCTGATAAGGTTATCAAGGGGgcactaaataaataaaagggaagtGTTTCCTATGGGAAATGTGGCCCATGTGCGCATGGAGCCGGACCATGTGCGGAAGCACCCAGTGGGAAACGTGGCCCCTCCGTGCAAGGCACTTTTCATCCTCCCCCAAAACAGAaccattttcccaaaaatataaaatattacatTATTACATCTACTTTGAGAATATATATTTTGCCCAAAATGAGAGTGgtgaatatgttcattttgctATCTTAAAATTCTTGGTCGCTAAATTAatccatgatcccaatccccactTTATTTTCTAGACTGTCTACTAAAAGTATTTTATTTTGAGCCTTCATAAGTAAAGTCATTTAGGATATTGCCATTACCTTTAATTATGAGCTCAATCCCCAATTTTCAAAAGTGGATTCACTTAATTTTTAGGATAAAGTTTTCTTCGATCGACCCAttgaggatggttcacccaccatcctaggattaACAAACCCTTATagagttttagtatttttccaaAACACCTTAGCGATGCCCTTTCCTGCCCAGCTAACACCCACAATGAATggaatcccattcaccgtgggtggaggaaaactcaatcctAATTTCTATTGAAGTGTTCTATGTCTAGGAGCGTGGTTCCTATGCCTGCTCGAGACCCATTCAACACCCCCTTTTTGGTTCAATCTATGAGGGGCAGAAAAGTCATTTTATTACGAGGAAAAATAGAGAGACAGACACAAGGGTGCAGGCGAGAGCCACGCTCAAGGACAGGAAACtgtctttctatttttattttatatttttaatacaCCAatcatttccaatttttttttaaggccaTTTGTTCCATCACCaatatttagtatttttcttaGAAAGTTATGGGAGACTAGTTTGCTCCACTGAGCAAGGTAAACACCTCACCTTCCCATCTTTGTAACATGACAAGTACGCATCTTTGGTGGTCAACGAGTGTGATcgtggtttgaggtatcggtatacTACACGGTTTTGAAGGTAACCAATACTAATATCTGGATGATACCGTATCAATGGAACGGTatagacaaggggtaaaatagtcaaaaaaatctatttttaaggAAATCCAGAGATAAATTTATCTGATACGGCTGATCCATGTCAATACTGgatcgatatcgtatcgattttgaaGATGACCAATACCCGATCGGATAGCATGCGGGAACGACTGTGATGGAGTCAAATGTTTCAATACTTCGCCACTCTTAGGTGGCCGACTCCTTTACTTATTTTACTCATTCTTTTGAGATTTTCTTCACCGAATCCATCACTGCGAGATTTTCATATCTCAATTGAGGAAAAGTCATTGTTCTCTGAGTACTGACTCCATCAGGAAAATCAAgcttaatttatatatatatttttttgtaaagTATGGTTTCTTCTTGTCTCGCTTGAAACGTTGTAGTTTTGCTTGTTGCTTTTGGTAATCTCTGGTAAGGAGAAAGAATGCTGGTGCATGTGGTGCGCTGCTTCTGCACCCAGACATAGGGACGAGCAAAATGACTTCCACTATCATAAAAAGGCAGGAATTCCTAAAAATATGGCGATCATTTGCTCACCCCTATGTCTGAACGCAGGGGCAGCACAGCGCACCACACACACCCAGGTAATTTTCCCTTTCCCTATTTATTAGTTCTTGTTTATCTTTTCACACTAGTTTGGGCTAACTTACCATCATGATTCACAGTCAACTCtcgcattttttttttggccaagaAATTCTTGCATTTCTCACAGGCCGCAGTTATAACTCCTCATCATAGTGTCATAGTGATGCCCCTTGAGTCGGTTGTGGAGAAAAGGAACTTGATCATGAGAGCAAGGGACCTGAGCTCCACCTATCCACAAAGTCACAGCCCTGTTTGACCTGCCATGTGGTAGAACCAGGGCCCACCTGGAGAACCTTCTCCACCAttaaaattgaagaagatgggtgCCTTAATtatggaaactcagcccaacaAAATTGATTAGGTATTATAGGTGAAATATTTAGTTTTGgcaaatataataaatattcaTTCTGCAAATTCCAAGCAGGGTTTGGCTTGCAATAACTAGGACTCTAGGAGGATCAAAAGAGAATAATGCAACATCCAAGCCTACCTGCATTGGTGTAGTAGCATCAAGGCGGCCAAGGTATTTCAAAGCAATTTTCCTCAGTGCTCAATTGATTAGCTAAACTGGGGGCCAACCCCAATCAATTTCATAGTAATAGTAATTGGGAATGTCATGAATATCCTAAGCAAGAAACTGAGCCAATGAGCACAGAAGCATCAAGCTACTGTTACTGGGCTGAGAATTCAATAATCTTCATTTTGTCATCTTTGGAACAACGAAGCATCTAATATAGTTGGAAAACAATGTGTCACATTCCAACAGAATTTGGatttggatagaaaagaagaaatctccTTGGTCAGATATCTCAGAATGTGAACCAGAAACCATCATAAATGGTGCATGTATACAATCAGGGACAGGACTGTAGATTTTCAGTTTCTCAAAAATACATAATCAGGATGCCTTGATTAAGATGAGAATGAAGCTACAAAAGGATAATCATGCATTCCATTTGTTTCAACATAAAGCAGCACTTTGCACATATTCCACCCATCATAGATTATAGTCCACTATGTTACTGTTACCTTGTGTTCAAATCGAACTCCCCAGCACCCCTCCACTCCCCTTGCACGCCTGTCTCTCCATTTTCAGGCTCATTCTCATCATTCAGGAAATCTTCAGATGGCTCTTCATCATCTTTCTGTGGGTTTCCCCATCCCTGtatcatctcatccatgttaATTCCCTGTTCTTGGACAACCAAACCATTGTCTGCTTGAGAGCCAGCAGCAATCCCTCGCATTGGCGCACGTGCAAGCATCTCAGCATGGGCTTGTGCTTCGGCACGAGCTTGCTCTGCCTTAACCATTGCTGCCATCCGCATCTTAGCCTCGGCAGCTTCTCGACCTGCTTTCTCCCTAGATTCAATTTCTGCTCTTAAATCCAACAAGGCTTGTTTCTCCTCTTGTAAAAGAGCTTGTTCAATCATCAACCTTTCCTCCGATCGGAATTCCCCTAGGGTCCGTTTGCGTGAAATTATGGTGAAGGCAAGTACTTGTTTCTCAAAAGTTGAAGTGAACTCTGCAACCTTTGTGGAAATATTATGGTCCCACTGCTGGGAGCGTGAGGGCATCTGACCTGTTGTATCAGAATCAAGAATCCTGTCATCCTCTTCTACCTCATAGTCTGCCACCACATGGTAGGGCAGTAGCCTGCGTAAGTTCAGAAGATGGATGAAGAAAAGCAATAATGTTGTTGGGAAAACATTCTGAAACAGAAAAACGTTAAGAAACCATAAAGTGTGTAGGCATTGTTATGATCAAAGAACAATGACAAGGATGTGCAACCAGGGTAGACGATAACCATATACACAAGTCTGTATGCATGGCAACATGATGCGATTAGTATCTGTTTAGGTTTCATCCATCAAGTAATTAACTTCAATCATTATCTATGAAATGTAAAGTTTAGCTCAACTTGAATTTCTACAACCaaaacaaacccccccccccctccccaccagCAAAAAACTAAAAGTTGATTATATAAGTGGAAACCACCATGCAGTCTGTGTCTCTGCATACAGGCAAGGAAACAGGCTAAAGTTGAAAGACATGAACTTGTGCAAGTATACATCTCAACTTGTGCAagtaccatagttgtcacggcgtcatggcgatccaagtcggtggaggggtgtctgatcgatatatcaGCACGTCGCCCGTCATGGCGgtcatgtcgaccatggcaaaattgtaattaaatccaaagttgaatggcaaactagtagataaatcaagatttataacagcaatggcagaattgtaattaaatccaaagttgaatggcaaactagtagataaatcaagatttataacaGCAATggaagaattgtaattaatctgaagttgtaaaggagtggcagaactgtaatttaatggagttaaagagaaaattgaatgggttaaacagaatagcaatagagaatataaggggttttatataaataatataagttgtccttacttgcaattttaaagacttaatgtcttctttaaccttgcaataacacgatagatagagaggcagagaggcagtgaactggagtagttccagcagaggaaactccttatgaagacgattctccctgcaatttctggaacaaaattgcagcaccaaggtctgccgatcccaacgagaaatagccccaaaattctacTGACAACCGAATGGtaagatctgaaatcagatctggcggatgtcttagttgcaggttactaaaccaaggccaaaataggagatttagggaagcAGGGTGGatctaaggttggggaagaaacaaaaaattaaagaagaagaaatcgaagagggaaagagagggaaagagaggcaggaagaagaaatcgaagagggaaagagagacaggacaCCATGGCGTAGGTTGATATGCACAGacctccagcgccaggacgccatggcggcgccatgacaactatggcaagTAC containing:
- the LOC122646559 gene encoding basic-leucine zipper transcription factor A isoform X4 gives rise to the protein MEEAKANALSQHQQLLLQHQLLQQYQQQQQQQQQQQQQQQQQQQQQQQQQQQQQQQQNPNSNANQLQQQQTPNQYQLQQQQQQTQQQKVSRQAQQAELEMAYQDAWRVCHPDIKRPFSSLEDACERLLPYHVVADYEVEEDDRILDSDTTGQMPSRSQQWDHNISTKVAEFTSTFEKQVLAFTIISRKRTLGEFRSEERLMIEQALLQEEKQALLDLRAEIESREKAGREAAEAKMRMAAMVKAEQARAEAQAHAEMLARAPMRGIAAGSQADNGLVVQEQGINMDEMIQGWGNPQKDDEEPSEDFLNDENEPENGETGVQGEWRGAGEFDLNTR
- the LOC122646559 gene encoding putative mediator of RNA polymerase II transcription subunit 12 isoform X1, with product MEEAKANALSQHQQLLLQHQLLQQYQQQQQQQQQQQHHQQQAAAMARFPSNIDAHLRPPGLHRPIIPPQQQQQQQQQQQQQQQQQQQQQNPNSNANQLQQQQTPNQYQLQQQQQQTQQQKVSRQAQQAELEMAYQDAWRVCHPDIKRPFSSLEDACERLLPYHVVADYEVEEDDRILDSDTTGQMPSRSQQWDHNISTKVAEFTSTFEKQVLAFTIISRKRTLGEFRSEERLMIEQALLQEEKQALLDLRAEIESREKAGREAAEAKMRMAAMVKAEQARAEAQAHAEMLARAPMRGIAAGSQADNGLVVQEQGINMDEMIQGWGNPQKDDEEPSEDFLNDENEPENGETGVQGEWRGAGEFDLNTR
- the LOC122646559 gene encoding putative mediator of RNA polymerase II transcription subunit 12 isoform X3 — its product is MEEAKANALSQHQQLLLQHQLLQQYQQQQQQQQQQQQQQQQQQQQQQQQQQQQQQQQQQQQQQNPNSNANQLQQQQTPNQYQLQQQQQQTQQQKVSRQAQQAELEMAYQDAWRVCHPDIKRPFSSLEDACERLLPYHVVADYEVEEDDRILDSDTTGQMPSRSQQWDHNISTKVAEFTSTFEKQVLAFTIISRKRTLGEFRSEERLMIEQALLQEEKQALLDLRAEIESREKAGREAAEAKMRMAAMVKAEQARAEAQAHAEMLARAPMRGIAAGSQADNGLVVQEQGINMDEMIQGWGNPQKDDEEPSEDFLNDENEPENGETGVQGEWRGAGEFDLNTR
- the LOC122646559 gene encoding putative mediator of RNA polymerase II transcription subunit 26 isoform X2 gives rise to the protein MEEAKANALSQHQQLLLQHQLLQQYQQQQQQQQQQQHHQQQQQQQQQQQQQQQQQQQQQQQQQNPNSNANQLQQQQTPNQYQLQQQQQQTQQQKVSRQAQQAELEMAYQDAWRVCHPDIKRPFSSLEDACERLLPYHVVADYEVEEDDRILDSDTTGQMPSRSQQWDHNISTKVAEFTSTFEKQVLAFTIISRKRTLGEFRSEERLMIEQALLQEEKQALLDLRAEIESREKAGREAAEAKMRMAAMVKAEQARAEAQAHAEMLARAPMRGIAAGSQADNGLVVQEQGINMDEMIQGWGNPQKDDEEPSEDFLNDENEPENGETGVQGEWRGAGEFDLNTR